Proteins encoded in a region of the Natator depressus isolate rNatDep1 chromosome 23, rNatDep2.hap1, whole genome shotgun sequence genome:
- the LOC141976715 gene encoding galanin peptides-like — translation MGIPAVLCISLALWGLLGECARSPLMPKDKRGWTLNSAGYLLGPHAHRLLMDKGALAGKREAAEEPVQLEVGFKGAPLRPTAEHGFQTLLDFLSSLCLPELGALDCLPLADAAGQP, via the exons ATGGGGatccctgctgtgctctgcatctCCCTGGCcctgtgggggctgctgggcgAATGCGCCAGGAGCCCTCTGATG CCCAAAGACAAACGTGGCTGGACCCTGAACAGTGCAGGCTACCTGCTGGGCCCCC ATGCCCACCGCCTGCTGATGGATAAGGGGGCCTTAGCCGGGAAGCGGGAGGCCGCCGAGGAGCCGGTGCAGCTGGAAGTGGGGTTCAAGG GTGCCCCCCTGCGCCCCACTGCCGAGCACGGCTTCCAGACCTTGCTGGatttcctctcctccctgtgtcttccag agctgggggcccTGGATTGTCTGCCCCTCGCCGATGCTGCCGGCCAGCCctag